The following coding sequences lie in one Caproicibacterium argilliputei genomic window:
- a CDS encoding alpha-amylase family glycosyl hydrolase: MPSWLKDAVFYEIYPQSFYDTNGDGIGDFQGIIQKLDYIKLLGCNALWINPCFDSPFKDAGYDVRNYKLVAPRYGTNEDLFLLFREAHHRGIHVLLDLVPGHTSEEHEWFQKSSQAEKNVYSNRYIWTDFCFAAADGFPYIAGESERSGAYVLNFFKCQPALNYGFLHPKESWQLPTDHPDCVATREAMKDVMRFWLSHGCDGFRVDMAASLVKNDDEKHSGTSEIWRNIRKMLDTDYPNAAMVSEWDDPPLALSAGFHMDFYLNSRNGYTTLMRDYDMEAEDKSYFKAEGGGISRFLADYLPKYMRTKDTGYISFITGNHDTIRARYNLSTSELKLAYAFILTMPGVPFIYYGDEIGMKYLDLPTKEGGYFRTGSRTPMQWNHDKNLGFSTANSSQLYLPVDDAEDAPTVADEQKNPDSLWNTVRKILMLRHRNRDLQADGDFEVYEMKDRLFAYRRGNFLLAVNPSGAERSMWVPFTVKSEFQLGTGSIEKDNIVIGPQSFCVFKISN, translated from the coding sequence ATGCCAAGTTGGTTAAAAGATGCAGTGTTCTACGAAATTTATCCGCAGAGTTTCTATGACACAAACGGTGACGGAATCGGAGATTTTCAGGGCATCATACAAAAATTGGATTACATCAAATTGCTCGGTTGCAATGCTCTGTGGATTAATCCGTGTTTTGATTCCCCATTTAAAGACGCTGGTTATGATGTGAGGAATTACAAACTGGTCGCGCCGCGTTATGGGACAAACGAAGACCTGTTCCTGCTATTTCGCGAGGCACATCATCGCGGAATCCACGTTTTACTGGATCTTGTACCCGGGCATACGTCGGAAGAACACGAATGGTTTCAAAAAAGCAGCCAAGCGGAAAAAAATGTTTACTCGAATCGCTATATCTGGACGGATTTTTGTTTTGCAGCAGCAGATGGTTTTCCGTATATTGCCGGTGAAAGTGAGCGGAGCGGTGCCTATGTGCTGAATTTCTTTAAATGCCAACCGGCACTGAACTATGGCTTCCTTCATCCAAAAGAAAGTTGGCAGTTGCCAACAGACCATCCTGATTGTGTTGCCACACGTGAAGCAATGAAAGATGTTATGCGTTTTTGGCTTTCTCATGGCTGCGACGGCTTTCGCGTAGATATGGCTGCCTCACTTGTAAAAAATGATGACGAGAAGCATTCCGGTACCAGTGAGATATGGAGAAACATTCGAAAGATGCTGGATACAGATTATCCTAATGCCGCAATGGTTTCAGAGTGGGATGATCCGCCCCTGGCATTGAGTGCCGGTTTCCATATGGATTTTTATTTGAATTCCCGCAATGGATACACAACACTTATGCGGGATTACGATATGGAAGCAGAGGATAAAAGCTATTTCAAAGCAGAAGGAGGCGGTATTTCCCGTTTCCTTGCCGACTACCTGCCTAAATATATGAGGACAAAGGATACTGGGTACATTAGTTTTATTACTGGCAATCACGATACAATCCGTGCACGGTATAATCTGTCCACATCAGAATTGAAACTTGCGTATGCGTTTATTCTCACTATGCCGGGTGTGCCCTTTATTTATTATGGCGATGAGATTGGCATGAAATATTTGGATTTGCCAACCAAAGAAGGTGGATATTTCCGTACGGGTTCCAGAACGCCGATGCAGTGGAACCATGATAAAAATCTCGGCTTTTCAACGGCCAATTCCAGCCAATTATATTTACCAGTAGATGACGCTGAAGATGCTCCTACCGTTGCGGATGAGCAGAAAAATCCGGATTCACTTTGGAATACTGTCCGAAAAATTCTGATGTTGCGTCATCGTAATCGCGATCTTCAAGCAGACGGAGACTTCGAGGTTTACGAAATGAAAGATCGGCTCTTTGCATATCGAAGAGGGAATTTTCTGCTGGCAGTAAACCCCAGTGGTGCAGAAAGAAGTATGTGGGTGCCGTTTACCGTAAAATCGGAATTCCAGCTAGGTACCGGTTCTATTGAAAAGGATAATATTGTAATTGGCCCACAGTCATTTTGCGTATTTAAAATATCAAACTGA
- a CDS encoding MarR family winged helix-turn-helix transcriptional regulator, producing MNEPQREGAQCQLDGCLFFSTAKLARELGRLADEAFQKTGLSPSHAILLYLINLHGRVQQKDAGALLHLTSSTVTRLIEKLVRKGFVKRQQVGKNVCLLATVQGRAQQQEIVTAWNKLHNRYQNILTEQETLQFLNISRKLLEHLTNEEK from the coding sequence GTGAACGAGCCACAGCGAGAGGGAGCGCAGTGCCAACTGGACGGATGTTTGTTCTTTTCAACGGCGAAGCTGGCGCGGGAACTTGGTCGTTTGGCGGATGAAGCTTTTCAAAAAACCGGCTTGTCGCCTAGCCATGCCATTCTGCTGTACTTGATTAACCTGCATGGCAGGGTTCAGCAAAAGGATGCCGGTGCGCTTCTGCATCTGACATCATCAACGGTAACGCGCCTGATTGAAAAGCTGGTTCGCAAGGGTTTTGTCAAGCGACAGCAGGTGGGAAAAAACGTCTGCTTGCTTGCGACTGTGCAGGGTAGGGCACAACAGCAGGAAATTGTTACTGCATGGAATAAGCTGCACAATCGCTACCAAAATATCTTAACAGAACAGGAAACGTTGCAGTTTCTGAACATCAGCAGGAAGCTTTTAGAGCACTTGACCAATGAAGAAAAATAA
- a CDS encoding nitroreductase family protein: MKKNKIMGEVNMQEIFTRRSIRKFTNQAVEPEKIDKLLRAAMQAPSAANQQAWEFIVVQDKQKLAQVAETSPYAKPAAGSAVTFILLADEKKMKIPTGWEEDMGAAAENMLLEAVHLGLGGVWFGVATAAPVAENVSKLFGLPANIRPFALISVGYPDGQKNQFVDRYQPERVHYEHW, encoded by the coding sequence ATGAAGAAAAATAAAATAATGGGGGAAGTCAATATGCAGGAAATCTTTACAAGAAGAAGTATTCGGAAGTTTACGAATCAGGCAGTGGAGCCGGAAAAGATTGATAAACTGCTGCGCGCTGCCATGCAGGCACCCTCTGCCGCAAACCAGCAGGCGTGGGAGTTCATTGTTGTGCAGGATAAACAGAAACTGGCGCAGGTTGCTGAAACCAGCCCCTATGCCAAGCCGGCGGCGGGTTCGGCGGTTACTTTCATCCTGCTGGCGGATGAAAAGAAAATGAAGATTCCCACCGGTTGGGAGGAGGACATGGGCGCTGCAGCGGAAAATATGCTGCTGGAGGCGGTTCACCTGGGTCTTGGCGGTGTGTGGTTCGGCGTGGCAACCGCCGCGCCCGTGGCGGAAAATGTCAGCAAGCTGTTTGGACTGCCTGCCAATATTCGTCCATTTGCGCTGATTTCCGTCGGCTATCCGGATGGGCAGAAAAACCAGTTCGTCGACCGCTATCAGCCGGAACGTGTGCACTACGAACATTGGTAA
- a CDS encoding DUF1304 domain-containing protein has product MSAISMIFVGLIALEHLFIAYVEIFAWTSKGTQMFPHLSVDFINSTKEMAANQGIYNVFLAGGLIWSLAVRSAPWNLYLAAFFLGCVILAGIFGAFTSHKSIFFKQALPAIVAGAVLLLAR; this is encoded by the coding sequence ATGTCGGCTATCAGCATGATCTTTGTAGGACTGATTGCACTGGAGCATCTGTTTATTGCGTATGTGGAGATTTTTGCGTGGACCAGCAAAGGCACGCAAATGTTTCCGCATCTCAGTGTGGATTTTATCAACAGCACAAAGGAAATGGCGGCGAATCAGGGCATTTACAATGTGTTTTTGGCGGGAGGCCTCATTTGGTCGCTGGCCGTTCGCTCAGCACCGTGGAACCTGTATTTGGCAGCTTTTTTCCTTGGTTGTGTCATCCTTGCGGGTATTTTCGGCGCTTTTACGTCGCATAAATCCATTTTCTTTAAGCAGGCGCTGCCAGCTATTGTGGCGGGCGCAGTGCTGCTTCTGGCACGGTAG
- a CDS encoding DNRLRE domain-containing protein: MLTLDVCCQDSYNAQSPFLQNRIHRTFGVGPAQPAYLFFSLPVCLPSRILQAAKLLLFPFPNHYCGECPTPAPFHLYPLTMPYSLFSAYYPPPTVNCRLRVDFAVPVTQCCAEIDLTEIVKNWYAGSLENRGLLLTAEADAPSRLFASADFEVAGMRPQLRMTCREDTPLAPLSDVSCDVALHI; the protein is encoded by the coding sequence GTGCTAACACTTGATGTCTGCTGTCAGGATTCTTATAACGCGCAAAGTCCTTTTTTACAGAACCGAATTCACCGCACGTTTGGCGTTGGACCGGCGCAACCGGCTTATCTGTTTTTTTCGCTGCCGGTCTGCCTGCCAAGCCGCATTTTGCAGGCAGCAAAGCTGCTTCTCTTCCCGTTTCCAAACCACTACTGCGGCGAGTGCCCCACACCGGCGCCGTTTCATCTGTATCCGCTGACAATGCCTTACAGCCTTTTCAGCGCGTACTACCCGCCACCCACAGTTAACTGTAGGCTCCGCGTCGATTTTGCAGTGCCAGTCACCCAATGCTGTGCCGAAATCGATCTGACCGAAATTGTGAAAAACTGGTATGCTGGCTCTCTGGAAAACAGAGGACTGCTTCTGACCGCCGAGGCAGATGCCCCCAGCCGCCTTTTCGCGTCTGCCGACTTTGAAGTTGCCGGAATGCGTCCGCAGCTGCGCATGACCTGCCGGGAGGATACACCGCTTGCACCGTTGAGCGATGTATCTTGTGATGTAGCGTTGCACATTTAA
- a CDS encoding DUF5027 family lipoprotein, producing the protein MNRKYLSGISAILLTVALLTGCTDQSKKMEDFPQESSASQQTVSGNAVQSSQPVNSKIGNNTLHDMGTWVAPGVKNYSYRILSAKTYATLKSAGINVKDLSQNENENWIDGKSEVPFLQDGSLKSGNILLLVNGEVRLDDASSADFSPMVSSLYLFQTNELENLDKAKFKPALLYNSKAPAENREKEYWYLPQLDKVGATESFQVGWIIPKTYLKDGKLAVIIQENMDEGYAIALKMGGSAVR; encoded by the coding sequence ATGAATCGTAAATATTTATCGGGTATCTCGGCGATTCTACTTACGGTTGCATTGTTGACTGGATGTACAGACCAGTCGAAAAAGATGGAGGATTTTCCACAGGAGTCTTCTGCCAGCCAGCAAACTGTATCTGGAAATGCGGTGCAATCCTCGCAGCCGGTAAACTCAAAAATCGGCAACAATACATTGCATGATATGGGAACCTGGGTTGCGCCAGGTGTTAAAAACTATAGTTACCGAATATTATCTGCGAAAACATACGCAACTTTAAAATCTGCCGGAATAAATGTCAAAGACTTATCACAAAACGAAAATGAAAATTGGATTGACGGCAAAAGTGAGGTTCCATTTTTGCAGGATGGAAGTCTGAAAAGTGGGAACATCCTGCTGCTTGTAAATGGAGAAGTACGACTGGATGATGCCTCCTCAGCTGATTTTTCACCCATGGTTTCTTCACTATATTTATTTCAAACCAATGAATTAGAAAATCTGGACAAAGCAAAATTTAAACCAGCTTTACTCTATAACAGTAAGGCACCTGCCGAAAACAGGGAAAAGGAGTATTGGTATTTACCGCAGCTTGATAAAGTGGGAGCAACTGAGTCGTTTCAAGTAGGCTGGATTATCCCGAAAACTTATCTAAAAGATGGAAAGTTAGCAGTAATCATTCAAGAAAATATGGATGAGGGATATGCCATCGCTTTGAAAATGGGAGGTTCTGCCGTCAGATGA